The sequence ATATGTCAGAAATCCTTTATAACCTTTTTATGATTGTTGGGGTTGTAATTGGAATAATTATCTTCCTAAATTTCAAGAATAAGTTAGCCACTGGACTCAAATAAATAATACTGACCAATTGATTATTGGTTGATGGAGCTGTGATATCTCTTGGTAGAAGGCCTTACGATAGATATCCATTGACGAATGTCCATTAAACATAGCTCGTGGATAGTGATTCATCCAATCATTAGTCGCTATGATCTGAGCACTACTATAGTTATTTATAGCTTCACCTTTGGTAATCTCCTTGCGGAGAAACCGGTTATTGATCTCATTGGATCCACGTTCCCAAGGGGAATACGGATCAGCATAGAAAACATGATCGTGAACTTGTGTTAACTCACTAAATTCTGAACCGTTGTCAGAGGTTATTGTCTTAAAAATGCGATAGTAAGCATCTGTGCCCATTTTCTGGCGCAAATTTATAAAGAACTGATTTACTGCATGCGCAGTTTTACCAGCAATTTTACTCGTGATATTAACTCGTGAAAGGCGATCAGTCATTACTAGTACAACACTGTCATTACCGTTTTTCTGTCCCTGAACTGTATCCAGTTCCCAATGGCCAATTTCGGACCGTTGGTCCGCAGTTTGAGGTCGTTGAGCAATATTAGGCCCTAAGCACCTTTTAGCTTGCGGATGAGTTTGATGATGCTTACGTTTAGGTTTTTCAAAGAGGTCTAAATTGGACGTACGAAGCACACCCTCATTAATCCATTGATATAAAGTTACAACCGACTTTGGGATCAGGGTGCCATCATTCATTAAATCTCGAGCCTTATAAATAACCGCTTGTGGGGAGTAATGGTGGTCGTCAAACTCACCAAGCATTAGCTGATCAGCTAATCGTAAAAATTGCTTTGAAGAATAATATAAGCGACGACGACCAGAATGGCGGTGATGTTCAAGATATGTGGCCTGACCAGCTTCATAACTATAGATGTAGTAAGAATATTCGTAAATCTTACCATTAGATTTTTGACGACGAAGTTGGCGGACCGTACCACGGTTGAGCTCGTTATTAATTGTTTGATGATTAACTCCTAATTGGCGACCAATTGCGCGATTGGAAAGTCCTTGCGACTTTAAAGTCGCAATCATCACACGTTCTTCTTTAGTAAGATGAGCATTCTTTTTATGAGTAGTCAATAAAATAGTAGACATGGTATCATTTAAGTGCGTCATTTGACGGACATCCTTTCATATAGGTTTGGTTCACTTAATATGATACCTGATGTCACGCCGAATGGCGTTTTTTATTTACCACCAACTGGGTGGCTAACTTCATTCTATAATCTACCGAATAATTATCTTTAACCGAATTCCCAGAAGGACATTTTTAATTTCAACATTCTATCTTTCAGCAACACTCTTATTAATTATGACTTGCTGGCGTAACGCACCCACAATAGCTACCCTAGTCTTATTTAGCCTATTTTCCGTCACCTTATCTTCTTCATTGGTGCTGGAAAATCCGTACCCGGCAGAACTGTTTGAAACAGCGTTGCGAGGGTCAGGTGTTGGAATGTGTATTGCAATCAGTCGCATCGGTGCAGCGGCCGGAACATTCCTTTTGCCAATTATTACAACAAATTATGGAATTGTAGGAACGCTTGGAATTTGCACCATCGTTCTTATAGTTGGTGGTGTAATTTGCCAGCTTTGGGCTCCAGAAACATCACCAAAATTTATCAATAGAAAATAAATCAATGCTTTCCTGAAAGGTGGTGGTGCTTTATAAGCACACTTAGAAAGTATTTCGTTGCCTCAGCTAGTTAACTTAAAAAGGAGATTGTTACAATGGTTAAAGCAAAGCGTACTCTTGAAGCGGTAGAAACTCATTCCGGTGAACCAATGCGGGTTGTTACTGGTGGATTACCTGACATTCCAGGCGATTCCGTCTATGAAAAGACAAAGTGGTTGGCAAAACATGATGATCAAATTCGGAAATTAATGCTACGTGAACCTCGTGGCTATGCCCCTCTTTGTTGTAATCTAATTGTTCCATCTAAAAAAGCTGCAGCCGGCTTTATTGTCATGGAGCAAACAGAATATCCAATGATGTCAGGTGGAAATGTTATTTCCGTTGCAACTGCATTACTTGAAACAGGTAAGATTCCAATGCAAGAACCAGTCACCAAGTTTGACTTGGAATCTCCAGCTGGTCTGATTGGCATCACAGCAGAATGTCATGATGGTAAAGTTACCCAAGTTACATTCAAGAATGTTCCTGCATTTGCCGTTTACCTCGACGAAGAAATTGACGTTCCACATTTAGGTAAGGTCAAAGTGGATGTCGCGTGGGGTGGTATGTTCTACGTCATTGCCGATATTCGTCAATTCCAAAAGCGTGGAATGGATATTGAACTCAAGCCAGAATATGGTCGCCAAATTGCTAAAGTATTAGCACTAGTCTTAGGTGCAGCACAGGAACAGCTTCCAGTTTCACATCCTGATTATCCTGGTGTTGGCATTACTATTGCTGAACTCTCTGGTCCAACTGACAATCCTAATGCTGACTGGAAGAATGAAGTTCTGGTTGCCAATGGTAAAATTGATTTTGATGATCCTGCTAC comes from Limosilactobacillus sp. and encodes:
- a CDS encoding IS30 family transposase, with translation MTHLNDTMSTILLTTHKKNAHLTKEERVMIATLKSQGLSNRAIGRQLGVNHQTINNELNRGTVRQLRRQKSNGKIYEYSYYIYSYEAGQATYLEHHRHSGRRRLYYSSKQFLRLADQLMLGEFDDHHYSPQAVIYKARDLMNDGTLIPKSVVTLYQWINEGVLRTSNLDLFEKPKRKHHQTHPQAKRCLGPNIAQRPQTADQRSEIGHWELDTVQGQKNGNDSVVLVMTDRLSRVNITSKIAGKTAHAVNQFFINLRQKMGTDAYYRIFKTITSDNGSEFSELTQVHDHVFYADPYSPWERGSNEINNRFLRKEITKGEAINNYSSAQIIATNDWMNHYPRAMFNGHSSMDIYRKAFYQEISQLHQPIINWSVLFI
- a CDS encoding MFS transporter translates to MPRRTFLISTFYLSATLLLIMTCWRNAPTIATLVLFSLFSVTLSSSLVLENPYPAELFETALRGSGVGMCIAISRIGAAAGTFLLPIITTNYGIVGTLGICTIVLIVGGVICQLWAPETSPKFINRK
- a CDS encoding proline racemase family protein, coding for MVKAKRTLEAVETHSGEPMRVVTGGLPDIPGDSVYEKTKWLAKHDDQIRKLMLREPRGYAPLCCNLIVPSKKAAAGFIVMEQTEYPMMSGGNVISVATALLETGKIPMQEPVTKFDLESPAGLIGITAECHDGKVTQVTFKNVPAFAVYLDEEIDVPHLGKVKVDVAWGGMFYVIADIRQFQKRGMDIELKPEYGRQIAKVLALVLGAAQEQLPVSHPDYPGVGITIAELSGPTDNPNADWKNEVLVANGKIDFDDPATWTGSLDRCPCGTGTCAKMAALYAKGELKLNEPFRHENALGIVYTGKLTGTAKIGDHVAVIPTVGGESWITGFSKWILDESDPFTNGYTMGDIWSSEVMEDDANTDVKH